A single window of Crassostrea angulata isolate pt1a10 chromosome 8, ASM2561291v2, whole genome shotgun sequence DNA harbors:
- the LOC128158653 gene encoding inhibitor of nuclear factor kappa-B kinase subunit epsilon-like, with translation MSTYRATENYVYKTDECIGRGATGDVYKGVHKVTGEHCALKLCDSRFTQQLQREVEAMRQLQHPNITKFYQLEYDKESAKPILVMELCEKGNLLEVLREPSNAFGLPEEEYLRFFSHLVSGMKHLRQNGFSHRDIKPGNILVCIADDGSYVYKLSDFGTAKPLKDGDFFQSLVGTEEYLHPDIFKTAFIERHRPREFDISVDLWSLGATLYHTATGKVPFQPFHGRGDKHTMFQMISHKDPGVISGEQTSATGDIIWFKELPKTCRLSNRR, from the exons atgagcACATATCGTGCCACTGAGAATTATGTGTATAAAACAGACGAATGTATCGGGCGTGGTGCCACTGGCGATGTATACAAAGGTGTACACAAG GTTACGGGGGAGCATTGTGCCCTCAAGCTCTGTGACTCGCGCTTCACCCAGCAGCTCCAGAGGGAGGTGGAGGCCATGCGCCAACTCCAGCACCCCAACATCACCAAGTTCTACCAACTGGAGTATGAT aagGAGAGTGCCAAACCAATCCTAGTGATGGAACTGTGTGAGAAAGGGAACCTGCTGGAGGTCCTAAGGGAGCCCAGCAATGCCTTTGGTCTCCCAGAGGAAGAGTACCTCAGATTCTTTAGTCATTTAG TGTCTGGCATGAAGCACCTTCGTCAAAATGGATTCTCCCATCGTGATATAAAACCCGGAAACATCTTAGTGTGCATAGCAGACGACGGCAG tTATGTCTACAAACTGTCTGATTTCGGGACAGCTAAACCTCTCAAGGATGGAGATTTCTTCCAGTCTTTAGTCGGAACAGAAGAATACctg cATCCGGACATCTTCAAGACGGCCTTCATTGAACGCCACAGACCGCGGGAGTTTGACATCTCTGTGGACTTGTGGAGTCTGGGAGCCACACTCTATCACACTGCCACTGGGAAGGTTCCATTTCAGCCATTCCATGGGCGCGGGGACAAACATACCAT GTTTCAAATGATATCTCATAAAGATCCGGGAGTGATATCTGGTGAACAGACATCTGCCACTGGAGATATCATTTGGTTTAAAGAGTTGCCCAAAACCTGCAGGCTATCAAA